Proteins encoded in a region of the Geobacillus genomosp. 3 genome:
- the menH gene encoding 2-succinyl-6-hydroxy-2,4-cyclohexadiene-1-carboxylate synthase, protein MEVNGIRYHVKQYGEGEPLLLLHGFTGSADTWAPLVPSWPEFRLIAVDLPGHGRTEAPKSADRYRMEQAAADLAALLDNVGIEKANVLGYSMGGRLALSFAIWHPHRVRRLVLESSSPGLKTEAERRARREADEALAQRIERDGVRAFVDDWEQLPLFATQKRLPKPVREAIRRERLRHTEQGLANSLRGMGTGMQPSWWERLGELAMPVLLLCGKHDDKFCRIAADMHARLANSELVCVEDAGHAIHVEQPGIFAKIVSEFIKKGEV, encoded by the coding sequence ATGGAAGTGAATGGGATTCGTTACCATGTGAAACAATATGGGGAAGGGGAGCCGCTCTTATTGCTGCACGGGTTTACCGGCAGCGCGGACACATGGGCGCCGCTCGTTCCGTCTTGGCCGGAGTTCCGTCTGATCGCGGTTGATTTGCCTGGGCACGGGCGGACAGAAGCGCCAAAGAGTGCGGATCGGTATCGGATGGAGCAGGCGGCGGCCGACTTGGCGGCGCTTCTTGATAACGTGGGCATCGAAAAGGCGAACGTGCTCGGCTATTCGATGGGCGGGCGGCTCGCCTTGAGCTTTGCTATATGGCATCCGCACCGCGTCCGCCGCTTAGTGCTTGAGAGCAGTTCGCCGGGGCTGAAGACGGAAGCGGAGCGGCGCGCCCGGCGGGAAGCGGATGAGGCGCTTGCGCAGCGGATCGAGCGGGATGGCGTCCGCGCCTTTGTCGATGATTGGGAGCAGCTTCCACTTTTTGCGACGCAAAAGCGGCTCCCGAAGCCGGTGCGGGAGGCCATTCGCCGCGAGCGGCTTCGCCATACGGAACAAGGACTGGCCAACAGCTTGCGCGGGATGGGGACCGGCATGCAGCCGTCATGGTGGGAGCGGCTTGGCGAACTGGCCATGCCTGTGCTTCTTTTGTGCGGGAAGCATGATGATAAATTTTGCCGCATCGCTGCCGATATGCATGCACGGCTGGCAAACAGCGAGCTTGTCTGTGTCGAAGACGCCGGACATGCAATTCATGTGGAACAACCCGGCATTTTTGCTAAAATAGTAAGTGAATTCATTAAAAAGGGGGAAGTGTAA
- the menB gene encoding 1,4-dihydroxy-2-naphthoyl-CoA synthase, giving the protein MPFEWVKEYDYEDIIYETYNGIAKITINRPEVHNAFRPKTVTEMIDAFARARDDSNIGVIILTGAGGKAFCSGGDQKVRGHGGYVGEDEIPRLNVLDLQRLIRIIPKPVIAMVAGYAIGGGHVLHVVCDLTIAADNAIFGQTGPKVGSFDGGYGAGYLARIVGHKKAREIWYLCRQYNAQEALEMGLVNKVVPLEQLEEETVKWAQEILEKSPTAIRFLKAAFNADSDGLAGIQQLAGDATLLFYTTEEAKEGMRAFKEKRKPDFGQFPRFP; this is encoded by the coding sequence ATGCCGTTTGAATGGGTGAAAGAGTACGATTATGAGGATATTATTTACGAAACGTACAACGGCATCGCCAAAATTACGATCAACCGCCCGGAAGTACATAATGCGTTTCGTCCGAAAACGGTAACGGAAATGATTGATGCGTTCGCGCGGGCGCGCGACGATTCGAACATCGGCGTCATCATTTTGACCGGTGCAGGCGGCAAGGCGTTTTGCTCGGGCGGGGATCAAAAAGTGCGCGGCCATGGCGGTTATGTCGGCGAAGACGAAATTCCGCGCCTCAACGTGCTCGATTTGCAGCGGCTCATCCGCATCATCCCGAAGCCGGTCATCGCGATGGTCGCCGGCTACGCCATCGGCGGCGGCCATGTGCTCCATGTCGTCTGCGACTTGACGATTGCGGCCGACAACGCCATCTTCGGCCAAACGGGGCCGAAAGTCGGCAGCTTTGACGGCGGTTACGGCGCCGGCTATTTGGCGCGCATCGTCGGCCATAAAAAGGCGCGGGAAATTTGGTATTTGTGCCGCCAGTACAACGCCCAAGAAGCGCTCGAGATGGGGCTTGTGAACAAAGTCGTGCCGCTTGAACAGCTCGAGGAAGAAACGGTCAAATGGGCGCAGGAAATTTTGGAGAAAAGCCCGACCGCCATTCGCTTCTTAAAAGCGGCGTTCAACGCCGATTCCGACGGCTTGGCCGGCATTCAGCAGCTCGCCGGCGATGCGACGCTTCTTTTCTATACGACGGAAGAAGCGAAAGAAGGAATGCGGGCGTTTAAGGAAAAACGGAAGCCGGATTTCGGCCAGTTCCCGCGTTTTCCGTGA